A portion of the Hoylesella buccalis ATCC 35310 genome contains these proteins:
- a CDS encoding BlaI/MecI/CopY family transcriptional regulator, with amino-acid sequence MNMEKLTVQEEEVMQRIWQLGSCTVKQILGELGTPPPPYTTVASVVNNLKRKDFVNQEQRGNTYVYSPAIPEEKYKQHCMSRFVRDYFSNSFKDMVSFFAKEEKLSSEDLQDIIDQIEKGNE; translated from the coding sequence ATGAATATGGAAAAATTGACAGTACAAGAAGAAGAGGTCATGCAACGTATATGGCAATTAGGAAGTTGTACGGTAAAGCAAATATTAGGTGAACTGGGCACGCCTCCACCGCCATACACCACTGTTGCTTCGGTGGTGAACAACCTCAAGCGCAAAGACTTTGTAAATCAAGAGCAGCGAGGGAACACCTACGTTTACTCTCCTGCCATTCCAGAAGAGAAGTACAAACAGCACTGTATGTCGCGCTTTGTTCGTGATTACTTTAGTAACTCGTTCAAGGACATGGTGTCTTTCTTTGCGAAAGAAGAGAAACTGTCTTCTGAAGACTTGCAAGACATCATTGACCAAATTGAGAAGGGTAACGAATAA
- a CDS encoding M56 family metallopeptidase: protein MLIYLVKVNIALILLYGFYQMFCAKDTFFGWRRGLLLGIYAIAFLVPLMPTIDWLMTAETTQGMALTYRQVVLPELTVGAENAKQTWMNAVQWIYIGGVAVLLLRMLVQVGMIVAMIIRTKTRDIDGCKVHIIKGKGSPFSFFQWIFVNPDAQTPVQLHEILVHEQTHARQWHSIDVICSELFTIVCWMNPFAWLLRREVRMNIEYLADHRVVTNGINSKTYQYHLLGLSYQKNVATISNNFNVLPLKKRIKMMNKRRTKPVGKVKYLFFLPLVAALLAASNIESIARSISEQPTIVKKDSVKVLRYTLPQKPKKKQTPVKKQKKGGAVKDDADKVYTVSSVMPEYEGGIPALMNFLATNMKYPVEAQKKKIEGRVIVSFVVEKDGSLSNFKVVRSIDPLLDAEALRVAKLQKKWKPGYEKGKPVRVQYTLPITFKLQ, encoded by the coding sequence ATGCTTATCTATCTCGTCAAAGTGAACATAGCCCTCATACTGTTGTATGGCTTTTATCAGATGTTTTGTGCCAAAGACACGTTTTTTGGCTGGAGAAGAGGTCTTTTGTTAGGCATTTATGCCATCGCCTTCTTGGTTCCATTGATGCCAACAATCGATTGGCTCATGACCGCTGAAACCACTCAAGGAATGGCATTAACGTACCGGCAAGTAGTGCTTCCTGAGCTAACTGTTGGAGCAGAGAATGCCAAGCAGACTTGGATGAACGCAGTGCAGTGGATATATATAGGTGGGGTAGCGGTACTCTTGCTTCGGATGTTGGTGCAAGTAGGCATGATTGTGGCCATGATTATCCGCACCAAGACGCGCGATATAGACGGTTGCAAGGTACATATCATCAAGGGCAAAGGCAGTCCGTTCTCCTTTTTCCAATGGATATTTGTGAATCCCGACGCACAAACGCCTGTTCAACTGCACGAGATATTGGTGCACGAGCAGACACATGCCAGACAATGGCATTCGATAGATGTCATTTGTTCCGAACTCTTTACCATCGTATGTTGGATGAATCCTTTTGCATGGTTGTTGAGACGAGAGGTGAGAATGAACATAGAATATTTGGCAGATCATCGAGTGGTGACAAATGGAATCAACTCTAAAACCTACCAGTACCACCTATTAGGATTGTCGTATCAAAAGAATGTAGCTACAATTTCAAATAACTTCAATGTTTTACCATTAAAAAAAAGAATCAAGATGATGAACAAACGCAGAACAAAACCCGTAGGAAAGGTTAAATACTTGTTTTTCCTTCCGCTCGTAGCCGCACTCCTCGCAGCGAGCAACATAGAGAGTATCGCACGCTCTATCAGTGAACAACCCACTATTGTGAAGAAAGATAGCGTGAAAGTTTTGCGGTACACGCTACCACAAAAGCCCAAAAAGAAGCAGACACCGGTCAAAAAACAGAAGAAAGGTGGCGCAGTAAAAGATGATGCTGATAAAGTATATACGGTATCATCAGTGATGCCCGAGTACGAAGGAGGCATACCTGCTTTAATGAATTTTTTGGCAACAAACATGAAATATCCCGTAGAGGCGCAGAAAAAGAAAATAGAAGGGCGCGTCATCGTGAGTTTTGTTGTAGAAAAAGATGGATCGCTGTCAAACTTTAAGGTTGTCAGATCTATTGACCCATTATTAGATGCAGAGGCCCTCAGAGTGGCAAAGTTGCAAAAGAAATGGAAGCCTGGATATGAAAAAGGCAAGCCTGTGCGGGTTCAATACACACTTCCCATCACTTTTAAGTTGCAATAA
- a CDS encoding TonB-dependent receptor, with protein MKTMKRGLVAACMLLLMSLQMAGQEISGTVVDAKSKEPLIGATIEMAGGKPAGVTDMDGRFKLTGLKEQKYTLIIRYVSYKAKTLRGVLTGTTDLVVEMSADEQTLKEVQITAAVKQTTETAMVQLAKESPYVMSNISSQEIRRTQDSNAGEVIRRVPGVSLIEDKFVMVRGLSQRYNNVWVNGGAVPSSEADSRAFSFDIVPSSQIDNLLIVKTQSPEYPSDYSGGFIVLNTKEIPSENSFSLSLGGNWNTQSAFQDFTYAKGSNTDFLGFDGGLRSLDGGIHSQLKTLSDQAISLLDNGLNNDWHEKTKKPLGDLKLSANWNHQWDVNRYRLGMIVALNYSNEYRTYRDMENNLFGIYDAQNDRENYLRQSVDNQFNNNVRLGSMFNLTLMSKNGKNKYQLKNIFNQLGNNRYTERNGISAQSNNEQSAEYYYRSRTTYNAQLTGKHTLRAHELDWNVGYAYANRHIPDRRRYLVNDAIETNRLGLLTGNDVSREWTQLDEHIVSGSVNDKFTFNWGQWEPFLKYGAYGEYRTRDYTTRELIYNWNTSNNNMPDGFRYMEMPTLLSDASYFGVDKLHLLEQMHMRNDYIGHNTLGAGYLAMSLPFGKLGIYAGVRFEHNNMELVSNTRDTEVSHVSTFYKTNDLFPSLNTTYKFNDQHQLRLSYGRSINRPEFREVSSSVYYDFDLASDVKGNPNLKNAYVDNIDLRYEYYPSRGEQISVAAFYKHFKHPIEWTYTVTGGTDLNYSYINALAANNYGLELDIKKSLDFIGLPHFSWSLNGALIKSSVQFEKGSKEKDRPMQGQSPYLINTGIFYKNEAHQMHIALLYNRIGKRIIGVGRSEGTTSGDNINARVPDSYEMPRDVIDLTASKKFGNHWELKLGVRDLLAQKVYYKQFADVTYADGAKKEVTEISRCYQPGRNLSLSVIYQF; from the coding sequence ATGAAGACAATGAAAAGGGGATTGGTAGCTGCATGCATGCTACTACTGATGAGTTTACAAATGGCCGGCCAAGAGATTAGCGGCACGGTGGTGGATGCTAAAAGCAAGGAGCCGTTGATAGGTGCGACCATCGAGATGGCAGGTGGCAAGCCAGCCGGCGTCACTGACATGGATGGTAGGTTTAAACTTACCGGGCTCAAGGAACAAAAATACACGCTTATAATAAGGTACGTTTCTTATAAGGCCAAAACGCTTAGAGGGGTTCTCACCGGAACAACCGACCTGGTGGTGGAGATGAGCGCCGACGAGCAAACGCTGAAAGAAGTGCAGATAACAGCTGCGGTCAAACAAACTACCGAGACTGCCATGGTGCAGTTGGCGAAAGAGAGTCCTTATGTGATGAGCAACATCTCTTCGCAAGAGATTCGTCGCACGCAAGACTCAAATGCCGGTGAGGTAATTAGGCGTGTGCCAGGCGTGAGTTTGATAGAAGATAAGTTCGTGATGGTGCGCGGCCTGTCCCAGCGTTATAATAATGTATGGGTGAATGGGGGTGCTGTTCCCAGCAGTGAAGCCGACTCAAGGGCTTTCTCGTTTGATATTGTACCCAGCTCACAAATAGACAATTTGTTGATTGTAAAAACCCAATCGCCCGAATATCCATCTGATTATAGTGGTGGATTTATCGTGTTGAACACAAAAGAGATACCGTCAGAAAACTCGTTCTCGCTATCCTTAGGAGGCAATTGGAATACCCAGTCGGCCTTTCAAGACTTTACCTACGCCAAAGGTTCGAATACCGATTTTCTTGGATTTGATGGCGGTTTGCGCTCGTTGGACGGCGGCATTCACAGTCAACTAAAAACCTTATCAGACCAAGCGATTAGCTTATTGGATAACGGATTGAACAATGACTGGCACGAGAAGACGAAGAAACCTTTGGGAGATTTGAAACTTTCTGCCAATTGGAATCACCAATGGGACGTGAATCGGTACAGGCTGGGGATGATAGTGGCGCTGAATTACAGTAACGAATACAGAACCTATCGGGACATGGAGAACAACCTGTTTGGTATTTATGACGCCCAAAACGACCGTGAAAACTATCTGCGCCAATCGGTTGACAACCAGTTTAACAACAATGTGCGATTGGGTAGCATGTTCAATCTTACGCTCATGTCGAAAAATGGGAAAAACAAATACCAACTAAAAAATATCTTTAACCAGTTGGGCAACAATCGCTATACCGAGCGTAACGGCATCAGTGCACAGTCGAACAATGAACAATCGGCAGAATATTATTATCGTAGTCGTACCACCTATAATGCACAGCTTACCGGAAAGCATACGCTAAGGGCGCATGAGTTAGACTGGAATGTGGGATATGCATACGCCAATCGGCACATTCCCGACCGTCGACGCTATTTGGTCAACGATGCCATTGAGACCAATCGGTTAGGATTGTTGACAGGAAACGATGTGTCACGTGAGTGGACACAGTTGGATGAACACATTGTGTCGGGGAGTGTGAACGACAAGTTTACCTTTAATTGGGGACAATGGGAGCCATTTTTGAAGTATGGTGCGTATGGCGAATATCGTACCCGCGATTACACAACTCGCGAATTGATATACAATTGGAACACGTCTAACAACAACATGCCAGACGGATTCAGGTACATGGAGATGCCAACCCTGCTGAGCGATGCCTCTTACTTTGGCGTGGACAAGTTGCATTTGCTGGAGCAAATGCACATGCGCAACGACTATATCGGACACAACACGTTAGGCGCAGGATACTTGGCAATGTCTCTCCCCTTTGGCAAGTTAGGTATCTACGCCGGTGTCCGATTTGAACATAACAACATGGAGTTGGTATCAAATACACGAGACACAGAAGTGAGTCATGTCAGTACATTTTATAAAACCAACGACCTGTTTCCTTCGCTCAACACCACTTATAAGTTTAATGATCAACATCAACTGCGTTTGTCGTATGGAAGAAGTATCAACCGACCAGAGTTTCGTGAAGTGTCCTCATCAGTATATTATGATTTCGACTTAGCCTCCGATGTAAAAGGTAATCCTAACTTAAAAAATGCGTATGTGGACAACATCGATTTACGATACGAATACTATCCAAGTCGAGGCGAACAGATATCAGTAGCCGCGTTTTACAAACACTTTAAGCATCCTATTGAGTGGACCTATACGGTGACAGGAGGTACAGATTTGAATTATTCGTACATCAATGCCTTGGCTGCCAACAATTATGGACTGGAGTTGGACATCAAGAAATCGCTCGATTTCATCGGTCTTCCTCATTTCAGTTGGTCACTCAACGGGGCTTTGATTAAGAGTAGTGTGCAGTTTGAAAAGGGATCTAAGGAAAAAGACAGGCCCATGCAAGGGCAGTCACCTTATCTGATTAACACAGGAATATTTTATAAGAACGAGGCGCACCAAATGCACATCGCCTTGTTATACAATCGCATAGGCAAACGTATTATAGGCGTGGGACGTAGCGAAGGCACCACTTCGGGCGACAATATCAATGCCCGCGTGCCCGATAGCTATGAGATGCCACGGGATGTTATTGATTTGACGGCTTCTAAAAAGTTTGGAAATCACTGGGAACTTAAATTGGGCGTGCGCGATTTGTTAGCACAGAAAGTGTATTATAAGCAATTTGCTGACGTTACTTATGCCGATGGAGCCAAGAAAGAGGTAACCGAAATCAGTCGTTGTTACCAACCCGGACGCAATCTATCCTTGTCGGTTATCTATCAATTTTGA